The Lycium barbarum isolate Lr01 chromosome 4, ASM1917538v2, whole genome shotgun sequence nucleotide sequence CAGATCTAGTCCGACGGTGAATTTTCCGGTCAAATTCCGGTACCAGATCTGAAAAATTACGTTTCTTTttcagtgtattcattaattttttagcatacaattcattgtattcattaatttttttcattgtattttttgtatatttaccgtgtatacaatgtttttcgcttgtttttgttaattttttggtgtatctatgttgtatacaGTTTTTTTCGCCTGTATCTGTTGTATACATATCAGAAAATATGATGCATTTGtgtaattattggtgtatatgCATTCAGTTTTttacttgttgtattcatgaataaaataagccaatttatgaatacagatatttatttcatgaatacagtgggaaaaaaattattttagtcatgaatacagcgaaaataaaaattgaatacagacgaaaaaaatgaatacaataaaTAAAAAAGTAGCTACGAGCTGTAAATAAGCAAAATGTTTCTATGCCAGATTTTTAACCCTtaaaatgtagtcatttatgaaattttcccatTTTACAATATagattaaaaagagaaaaaatatcataatattaaaaaaaaaaggaaaggttgATAATTAAGGATTAAATAGGTATTTGTCCACCGAAAGGTTGAGAAATCTATTTGAGTGACCTTTTGAGTGTTACGCACGTAGTTAAATGACTTTTCTTTTACAAGCAAAAGAAATATTTGAGTGACCATTGGAGTAATAGACTCAATTAAATAACTCCTTCACACTCCTTAATTTGGGTTAAACCCGACTTTGTACTATAGTCAAATCTCATTATACCTACCAACCAATATAATTATTAGGCTACCTATAGCCTCATTCGATCATCCCTAACACCTAAAGTATAGGTATTACCCAATCGGACACAAAATGAGGTACTAATGTGAAATGCTATaccaaattacaaaaaaaaaattatgtgattAAAGTTGAATTATACAAATGGCAATGTTGAACGCAACTCAAATAGAGCAAATACACTGGAGTAATTTTGCGTAAATTGCTTATTGCCCTAAGACATTGAAATGCAAGGCATAGCAATGGCAATTAACAATACCAAATGGTATATATATCCTCATCACAATTGGCAAATATTAAAGAGCTTGTACCCTAAGAATGACACATCTTAGGTTGCTCTAATAACAAGAGCATATTCATCTAAGTAGCCAACAAATTATTATCCAGAAAACAATTTAAAACTAAATAGTTTAAATATAGGAAAACTTTTCAGAAGCAAACTGTGAAATCTTAAGAGAGTCTAGTTCCACAAAAGCGTTATCACGAGTCGACTTAAGATGTGCAAAGTACAGCACgatcttccttttttctttttactttctGCTGAGGCAACAAAGTTGATAGCTACAATACGCACAAGTGCAGCCTGTAGGAAAGCATAAATTGCAAGGGCAAAATACATCAATTTTCACAAACAAAATTCTGCTCTTCCCTTCTGAAACATTTGTTGTGTTCCTAGAACTAGTAGCATCATCGTCGTTGAAGACGTGGTCATGTCCTTCACAACAAAATACAGAAATCATGACTATCAAAATCAGAAAGCAAGCTGGTGAATTTTTTCTTGCCAATATATCGCGAAAGTTCTATGTATTATTTGCATTAAGTACTTGAGCTATAATGTTACATATGTTGTGAAACTATGTAGGGGTTTATATAATGTGTTAGCAATTACCTTGTGATTTCTGTTGAATAATTCAAGTGACATTATATGAATATTCTCTTCATGTACATCTCTCCCTCAAAACACCAAAAGGATTTCCAATTTGACTTGGTACTCATGTTGCAGCTGAGAAAGAGAGCAGAGGATAATTTTTTTTACTTCCTTGAAGTCGTCTAACTATTCCTCAACAAAATCTATTCTATGGTTCGGCAACACTGAAATCAAATTAATGAAAATATATTCTATTCTTCGACAACAATGAAATCAAATTATTGCTTAATTAATAGCATGTGTTTCTGAAATCTAATATAATCAACTGATATCTTTAGTTCTTCATAAAAGTGCAATTAAGTAAAAGGACAAAGAAAATAGAAAGAAGGGAAAAAAATTGTTAAAAGACATGTATAGCACCCCAAGGGTCAGTGGATTTTAGTGTTCAATGAGGTGGATTCAAACCTTCAAGATCAATCTTTATTAAATCTTGGTAAAGGCAAAAATACTAGATGTCGTAGAACCTAAAcaaagaattaaaagaattgaaatcATTTCTTCTATTTCAAATTCTCAAAAACTTAAAACAACACATAAGTCTTGGTGGATAGAATTATCCAGTACTTGTGATGGTGGAAGATAACAGGTATAGGGTGAAATAGTTGAGATGCGCGCAAGTTGGACAACAACAACACCgccataaaaaaaaatgttaaagacattcaaaaaactaaaaacaaaaGTAGTTACTAACAAATAATGGGACAAATATTTCAAATAACTAGAAGCAAATGTTTCTAGCTTTGGAAAGGAACCAACTCATTAGTCTTGAACATAGACACAAATATAAGATTTGAAACATTCTATAATGTCTTCTGTCTGGTATCATAAGTATCATACTGCCATCCTATTTCGTCCTCTCTTCCTCTGCAACATGAGTACCAAGTCAAATTTGAAAAACTTTTTGGCGTATTATATGTAGAGAATATATGTTATATGTCAATTGAAATTTTATGGAGGAAAGGTTCTAGTTAAATTTAGATAGAGTAATTAATTAAGCTGCCATGATCCGGCTTGCCAACTTATGATTGAATTGGAGCTGTACATTCCTTGCTAACATTATATAAACCTGTACGCATGACGCAATAATTACACAGCTTACTTCAGTATTAGTTACTATAAACTATCTAGGCAAATAATTAACAACACACAACTTTTGCCATGGCAACAAGGATTTCATCTCCTAACACAACAAGGATTtcttttttgacaactcttagtTACAACTTCctacatgacatgtttaagaccacaaaattaaATAATACTTTAGTACATGTTACATATCTTTAGTTAACAACCATAAAATtaaaaagtcttctttactttcctTAAAATTCGTGTCAAATCAAAACTAGGCAAACATTTTGAAATGGAGGAAGTAGTAGTTATGCAATACAATACTCTCTCTCTTCACTTTTACTCATCCGCGATGGACTTTGCACTCTCCTTAAGGAATAAtggttattattttataataATACCCATATTAAGGGTAAAGTaggtaaaaaaattattttcttttgatatattaaataaacaagtaaaagtgaaaatttatttttaatatagtggACAAAGTAAAAGTAAAAGGAGGAGAAATTATTTTACacgaaaaaatagaaaaaagaaccTTTTTATGTTCGACGTAGATTCAAATTGATCTCTTAACATATGGAGTATTCTTGATTTGATCTAATCCTTTGAATTTTCTCAAAAGTGAGCATTTTTGGTCAAATATTTCACAAGGTCTAATTGTTAGATTTAATGGAAAGGTGAAACAAAAGATTTAACTACAAACTCCACAAAAACCTGTCAAATCTCATAATTGCAACAGTAAAAACTACATAGGACATcataaataaataacaaaaatAGTAACACAAGTCGTACCTCAAAATGTTGCACCAGATTTCAAAAACGCAAATATAACACCTCTAAATATGAGTTCATATTAAATACTGGTCCTGTTGCATTTCAAAAACGTAAATATAACACCTCCAAATATGAGTTCATATTAAATACTGGTCCTTCTTTCACAGGTCTGGCTAATCCAATAAAAATAAGAGtttgttaaatatagacaaaaaCAAAAATTGCTCACTTTAGCAAACTTAAAATAATACAAGAGTATATAAGGGACCACTTTGAACTTACtacaaacataagggaccattttttgCATTTTCTCTATTTTACACATAGTATATAAGTTCCTAAAATAGGATGGAGAAATGTATAATTCTGTCAATGGAGTTCTTAGACGAAGATGCCAAACCCAGATTTGTCCTTCAATCCAAACCATTACCCCAATCCAATTCCGATCCGGTAACCCAAACCCGTTCTTTTTACCGACCCGGAATCATCATCTCCATTTCcctttctcttctcttcttcacTCTCTCCTTCCTTTACTTCAATCTTGAACCAATTGGATCCATTTTCTTATggctctttctttctttccttatTGGTCCTTTTGCTCCTATTTCCGTTACAGCTGGTGATATTCGGGTCGGACTCGGATCCCCCATTCAAGACCCGCCAAAAGAAGATCTTTCTGATACCGAACCCGAGAAAAAGTCAAACAGAAGATCCAACAAACCTAAAAAAAACGTTGACTTTGAGCCGGTTCTCGCCACCAATTATGACCCGAAACCCGAGAAAGTTAATGGGTCGGTTCCAAATTCGAAAAAAAGTAATGGGTTGGTGGAAAATTCGAAAAATAGTGTATGGAGTGAAGGGGATGAGGAATTGTTGAAGAAAATGATGGGGAAGAACCCGGTAGGGAAACCGGGTCGATGGGAAGCGATAGCGGAAGGGTTTAATGGGAGATATAAAGTGGAAAATGTGATAAAGAAAGCTAAAGAATTGGGTGAGAAGAAAATGAGTGATGAGGATTCGTATTCGAGGTTCTTGAAGGATAGAAAACCAATGGATAAGAGAAGTGAGAGTGGAAATGAAGGTGATTTTGATAATGTGGATGCGAAAAAGGCGGTGGAGAGTTGGACTAGTGGTGAGGATTTGGCATTGCTTAATGCATTGAAGACGTTTCCGAAGGAAGTGGCGATGAGGTGGGAGAAAATAGCAGCTGCTGTGCCTGGGAAGAATAAGGCAGCTTGTATGAAAAGAATGGCTGAGTTGAAGAAGGATTTTAGAAGTTCTAAGTCTGGTAATGCTGAAGCTTAGGTAACATATTTTTCAGAtatacaatacttattattttgttAGAAAAGACTACCTGAATTAGTTGGGATACTGTGATTTGTTGAGGAAGAAATTGATAGGCAACCGGGGTTTACTTAAAAAGTTTTGAATTTATGTTGTTCTTTGAAATATGTAACTTGACATTGATTTGTATGAATAAATACATTTCCACTCTGTGGAGATTGAGCTCACTATGCATATGTTAAGCGTAGAATCGTCCTTCTGAATTTTGAGTTGCAGTTTGCTAAAGATAATCTTGACGTTTGATGTCAAATCTTTGATCTTGGTACTTTGTGATGCTTTACATTGTCACTCTTTTAATTGATGTTTTGCCAATTGCTAGAATAAGTCGCTTGTGTGACCATTACGTGGTATAGCATAGTCAGCTTGATGCAGAAAAGAAAACATGACTTAACGTTTCTGATTATGCTCTAGCAGCAGGGGTTGGAGGTAGAATTGGAGCAATTTGGTGAGAATATTTACTTGACTATTGGTTACTGGCAAGATTAACTTGATAATAAGAATGCACAGGCCAACTGAAAGATTAGTTGAGGTGCGCACAAGCTTGTCTGGTCACCGTCTCTGAAACAAAATCATTATGTTGAACCTTTGCCATAAGTCCTAGCGTCTCTGGAAAAAAATCATCTTGTTGAACCTTTCCCG carries:
- the LOC132635243 gene encoding transcription factor MAMYB, which codes for MEFLDEDAKPRFVLQSKPLPQSNSDPVTQTRSFYRPGIIISISLSLLFFTLSFLYFNLEPIGSIFLWLFLSFLIGPFAPISVTAGDIRVGLGSPIQDPPKEDLSDTEPEKKSNRRSNKPKKNVDFEPVLATNYDPKPEKVNGSVPNSKKSNGLVENSKNSVWSEGDEELLKKMMGKNPVGKPGRWEAIAEGFNGRYKVENVIKKAKELGEKKMSDEDSYSRFLKDRKPMDKRSESGNEGDFDNVDAKKAVESWTSGEDLALLNALKTFPKEVAMRWEKIAAAVPGKNKAACMKRMAELKKDFRSSKSGNAEA